One region of bacterium genomic DNA includes:
- a CDS encoding CinA family protein, with protein MSTENKLIESEIKELFVKKRLTLAVAESCTGGLVGHRITNVPGSSKYFQMSLVSYSDEVKNKVLGVPVDILREFGAVSSQTATAMAKRAKKMAVTNVGLGITGIAGPDGGTKEKPAGLVYIAVVTDDKIVCKEYHFDGQRQDVKNQAAQKSMELLHEILLPLSNE; from the coding sequence ATAAACTTATCGAATCGGAAATCAAGGAATTATTTGTTAAAAAAAGACTCACCCTGGCTGTGGCGGAATCCTGTACCGGGGGGTTAGTCGGGCACAGGATTACAAATGTTCCCGGAAGTTCAAAGTATTTCCAGATGTCGCTTGTTTCTTACAGCGATGAGGTTAAAAATAAAGTTCTGGGCGTTCCGGTAGATATTCTAAGGGAATTTGGCGCGGTAAGTTCCCAGACTGCAACTGCCATGGCAAAACGCGCGAAAAAAATGGCAGTTACAAATGTGGGGCTTGGAATAACAGGGATTGCCGGGCCTGACGGCGGGACCAAAGAAAAGCCTGCCGGATTGGTTTATATAGCCGTAGTTACTGATGATAAGATTGTCTGCAAAGAATATCATTTTGACGGGCAGAGGCAGGACGTAAAAAACCAGGCGGCACAGAAATCCATGGAATTATTGCATGAAATACTGCTGCCTTTAAGTAATGAATAA